From one Lolium rigidum isolate FL_2022 chromosome 4, APGP_CSIRO_Lrig_0.1, whole genome shotgun sequence genomic stretch:
- the LOC124705746 gene encoding uncharacterized protein LOC124705746 has protein sequence MGRRPDRSVGALSCCRIAVVVIFILCASLMLVMSATTSGVDVSSGTTMSSSPAAQYSGGGQAGEDAYRSSKRRIPKGPDPIHNRRAGKTTIAPRRRD, from the exons ATGGGAAGACGGCCGGATAGGTCGGTAGGGGCATTGTCGTGTTGCAGGATAGCGGTGGTCGTCATCTTCATCCTGTGTGCTTCGCTTATGTTGGTGATGTCGGCAACGACGAGTGGTGTTGACGTGAGCTCAGGGACGACCATGTCGAGCTCCCCGGCAGCGCAGTACTCGGGCGGCGGACAAGCCGGCGAGGACGCGTACCGGAGCAGCAAGAGAAGGATTCCCAAGGGGCCTGATCCTATACACAACAG GCGTGCTGGGAAGACGACGATTGCGCCACGCCGGAGAGACTAG